A single Macaca mulatta isolate MMU2019108-1 chromosome 11, T2T-MMU8v2.0, whole genome shotgun sequence DNA region contains:
- the EIF2B1 gene encoding translation initiation factor eIF2B subunit alpha isoform X1, with product MDDKELIEYFKSQMKEDPDMASAVAAIRTLLEFLKRDKGETIQGLRANLTSAIETLCGVDSSVAVSSGGELFLRFISLTSLEYSDYSKCKKIMIERGELFLRRISLSRNKIADLCHTFIKDGATILTHAYSRVVLRVLEAAVAAKKRFSVYVTESQPDLSGKKMAKALCHLNVPVTVVLDAAVGYIMEKADLVIVGAEGVVENGGIINKIGTNQMAVCAKAQNKPFYAVAESFKFVRLFPLNQQDVPDKFKYKADTLKVAQTGQDLKEEHPWVDYTAPSLITLLFTDLGVLTPSAVSDELIKLYL from the exons ATGGACGACAAGG AGTTAATTGAATACTTTAAGTCTCAGATGAAAGAAGATCCTGACATGGCCTCAGCAGTGGCTGCCATCCGGACGTTGCTGGAGTTCTTGAAGCGAGATAAAG GGGAGACAATCCAGGGCCTGAGGGCGAATCTCACCAGTGCCATAGAAACCCTGTGTGGTGTGGACTCCTCCGTGGCAGTGTCCTCTGGCGGGGAGCTCTTCCTCCGCTTCATCAGCCTTACCTCCCTGGAATACTCC GATTACTCCAAATGTAAAAAGATCATGATTGAGCGGGGAGAACTTTTTCTCAGAAGAATATCACTGTCAAGAAATAAAATTGCAGATCTGTGCCATACTTTCATCAAAGATGGAGCG ACAATATTGACTCACGCCTACTCCAGAGTGGTCCTGAGAGTTCTGGAAGCAGCCGTGGCGGCCAAGAAGCGATTTAGTGTATACGTCACAGAGTCACAGCCTGATTTGTCAGG TAAGAAAATGGCTAAAGCCCTCTGCCACCTCAACGTCCCTGTCACTGTGGTGCTAGATGCTGCTGTCGG ctACATCATGGAGAAGGCAGATCTTGTCATAGTTGGTGCCGAAGGAGTTGTTGAAAACGGAGGAATTATTAACAAG ATTGGAACCAACCAGATGGCTGTGTGTGCCAAAGCACAGAATAAACCTTTCTATGCGGTTGCAGAAAGTTTCAAGTTTGTCCGACTCTTTCCACTAAACCAGCAAGACGTCCCAGATAAGTTTAAG TATAAGGCAGATACTCTCAAGGTCGCACAGACTGGACAAGACCTCAAAGAGGAGCATCCGTGGGTCGACTACACTGCCCCTTCCTTAATCACTCTGCTGTTTACAGACCTGGGCGTGCTGACACCCTCAGCAGTCAGCGATGAGCTCATCAAGCTCTATTTGTAA
- the EIF2B1 gene encoding translation initiation factor eIF2B subunit alpha isoform X2, which yields MDDKELIEYFKSQMKEDPDMASAVAAIRTLLEFLKRDKGETIQGLRANLTSAIETLCGVDSSVAVSSGGELFLRFISLTSLEYSDYSKCKKIMIERGELFLRRISLSRNKIADLCHTFIKDGATILTHAYSRVVLRVLEAAVAAKKRFSVYVTESQPDLSGQKMAKALCHLNVPVTVVLDAAVGYIMEKADLVIVGAEGVVENGGIINKIGTNQMAVCAKAQNKPFYAVAESFKFVRLFPLNQQDVPDKFKYKADTLKVAQTGQDLKEEHPWVDYTAPSLITLLFTDLGVLTPSAVSDELIKLYL from the exons ATGGACGACAAGG AGTTAATTGAATACTTTAAGTCTCAGATGAAAGAAGATCCTGACATGGCCTCAGCAGTGGCTGCCATCCGGACGTTGCTGGAGTTCTTGAAGCGAGATAAAG GGGAGACAATCCAGGGCCTGAGGGCGAATCTCACCAGTGCCATAGAAACCCTGTGTGGTGTGGACTCCTCCGTGGCAGTGTCCTCTGGCGGGGAGCTCTTCCTCCGCTTCATCAGCCTTACCTCCCTGGAATACTCC GATTACTCCAAATGTAAAAAGATCATGATTGAGCGGGGAGAACTTTTTCTCAGAAGAATATCACTGTCAAGAAATAAAATTGCAGATCTGTGCCATACTTTCATCAAAGATGGAGCG ACAATATTGACTCACGCCTACTCCAGAGTGGTCCTGAGAGTTCTGGAAGCAGCCGTGGCGGCCAAGAAGCGATTTAGTGTATACGTCACAGAGTCACAGCCTGATTTGTCAGGGCAA AAAATGGCTAAAGCCCTCTGCCACCTCAACGTCCCTGTCACTGTGGTGCTAGATGCTGCTGTCGG ctACATCATGGAGAAGGCAGATCTTGTCATAGTTGGTGCCGAAGGAGTTGTTGAAAACGGAGGAATTATTAACAAG ATTGGAACCAACCAGATGGCTGTGTGTGCCAAAGCACAGAATAAACCTTTCTATGCGGTTGCAGAAAGTTTCAAGTTTGTCCGACTCTTTCCACTAAACCAGCAAGACGTCCCAGATAAGTTTAAG TATAAGGCAGATACTCTCAAGGTCGCACAGACTGGACAAGACCTCAAAGAGGAGCATCCGTGGGTCGACTACACTGCCCCTTCCTTAATCACTCTGCTGTTTACAGACCTGGGCGTGCTGACACCCTCAGCAGTCAGCGATGAGCTCATCAAGCTCTATTTGTAA